The Arthrobacter sp. Marseille-P9274 genome includes the window ACGCAAACGCAAGTTTGCATAAGTGCGCCCTTCCTCTCTTTCGTTCGGTCGGGTCCGCTGCTATCAATATCGCACAGCGAAAGGATTGACCATGGCCGCTCCAACGCCAGAGGCTATCGAAAATGCCCGCCGCAGGGTCGATCAGGCCAAGGCCCGGTTGCAGGCACTGGAAGCCCGCGCCGCCACCCTGAACCGCAAGGCCGATGCCCGCCGCAAGATCATCCTCGGCGGCCTGCTCCTCGATGCCGCCATGAAAGACCCCACATGGGAATCCCGCCTCACTGACCTGCTGGACCGGATCAGCCGCGATCAGGACCGCAAGGCGTTCGAGGGCTGGACCTTCAAGGGTGGCCCCGCCGATGCCTGATCCCTTCGACCCTGCCGAGTTCGACACTCCGCCCCCCACCGATCCCGGCGCGGACTATCGCACCCTGCTCGACGCCATGCGAAAGGCCGGGGCCGAAGGGGTTGCCCAGCAGGTCGCCGCCCTGTCCCGCCAGATCGAGCAGGACGCCCGCCAGCGCGCCGAATGGACCGCACAGTCAGGCGCAGGGGTCGATGCCCTCCACCGGGCCGCTGGACAGCTTCAGCGGATCAGCGCCGGGGTCTGGTGGGATCGCCTGAAGGAATGGATCGCCGCCGCCATGATCGGGCTGGGCCTGATCTTCGCCGCGGCCCTCGCCTATCGCTGGGCGCAGGAACCCAAGATCGAGCGCCAGTTATACGGATGCACCGCACGATGGGACGCCAAAGCCCAGACCTGCAAGGGCAAGTGGGTGCCGTTGCAGGCGAAATAGGGCAGCAATTTATGGGTGCACAAAAAATGTTGTCCGCCCGATTTAATGGGTGTACAAAATATCATGGAAATCGAGTTCGACCCGGCCAAGGATGAAGCCAATATCGCTAAGCATGGCCTATCCTTACAGGCTGCGGAACGGTTCGATTGGGACACGGCGTTTGAGCGCGAGGATGATCGCTTCGATTATGGAGAGGTCCGCTTCGTCGCCCTGGGCATGATCGGTGATCGCCTGCACGTGCTGGTGTTCACCGAGGGCTCTCATGACGATGCGATCCGCGCTATCAGCCTGCGTCCGGCAGAAAAGCACGAAGCGAGGTTCTATTATGGCCAAGTTTGACCCTGAAATTCACGACGACAACCCGCCGATGGATGCCGCCTTCATGGCCGGGATGAAGCCGTCCCGGCGTGGGCGTCCCAAGTCGGAAGACCCCAAGGTCGAGGTAAAAATCCGCTTGGATGCAAAGACGGTGGAGCATCTGCGCGACAGCGGCCCCGGGTGGCAGACCCGTGTAAACACCCTGCTCGGCCAGCTTGTGGCGACGGGGCAAATCTGATCGTGGACCGCACGCAAGCCCGCGAGAGCTTCAAGGCCGAAGCCCTCGCCTCATGGGCCGAATATCGGGAAACCGGGCTGCACCTGACCGGCGAGGAAGTAGCCCGCTGGCTCGATAGCTGGGGCACTGCTGGCGAGGGCGAATGTCCGCCCTGCCATCTGCGCGAAACCGAACGCCCCTGATTTGCCCTCTGGTGCCCGTTAGGGCACCGCCAAGCCCTTGGGTACTCGCGACCTACCCTCAGAGGCTCCCTATGCTCTACGGGCCGGAAATCGCCTCTTACATCCCCTGATAGCCATTTACGGCCTCTAGTCTTGCTTTGGCGTAGGTGAAGCAGGCCAATGCTGGCGTTCATACGCATCGACCAGTGTTGCCAACACATCGAGACGGTCCTCATCTGCGCTGCCTGCTTCCGCATCCCAGAGTGCGCGGATTTCATCAACTGCCGCCCGGTAGTCGGCGTCGGTTTGGATCGGGCTGCTACCCATCGGCTTGTTCTTCCAATGACGCGCGCCGCGACCAGCGGCGCTCAATTTTCAGTGTGTGTCTGCCGTCAGTGTCTAGTCTCAGTGTCAGTGTCTGTTCCAGACTCTGAGACTAGACACTGACACTGTAGGCTAAAAGGATACACGCCGGAGGGTAAAAAGGTACACGCCGGAGGGTAAAAGGATACACGCCGGAGGGTTCGGGGATACACGCCGGAGGGTTCGGGGATACACGCCGGAGGGTTCGGGGATACATTGACAGGATACATTGCGACAATTAGCGTATCCCTATGGAGCAAATCGCTGTGTCATCTGCTGCCTTAGCCCTGCGTGCTGAAAAGCCACTAACCCCGGCAATGATCTCAGCCCTGTGGGAGATTACGGCGGTCCTTGATGAGGAACGGACACCAGCCAACGTACCCAACGCAGTTTGGCTCAATATCCCTACCGCTCGTTTGCGCGGCCCGGATGCGCGTCAGGATAATGTCTGGCTTCGTGAGTGTCTCGACCGCATGACCGGCCTAAAACTAAGCGGGCAGCACCGGGGCGACGAATGGGGCGCGGTACTGGTGGCCGAATGGCACATCACTGAAGGCGGATCACAAGCCCGCATCCTGATCCCGCCCGCAGGTGTTCATGCTTTGCGTAGCCCCGGCAATTTCGTGAAGATCGAGACGACAGCGGCGCACCGGCTCCCTCCTCACGCCCGCCGCCTTTATGCCCTTCTGGCTGATCGCAAACGCCAGCGCGAACCCTATGCCCAGTGGAGCATCGACAATCTGCGTGGCCTGCTCGGTGTAGATGATAAGCGGTCCTATGACCGCTGGCAGGCGTTAAAAGTGCGCGTCCTCGATCCCGCGCTTGATGCAATCAACGATTTCGGGACGGTGGACGTCACCATGACGCCTAAAAAGGTGGGCCGCTCGGTAGTGGCCGTTCGCTTTGATTGGCGCTGGAAAGACCCGTTAGACGCCGCTGACACGGTAGCCGAGAACGAGCGCCATAGCGCCGCTCGCCGCAAAGACCCACCAGACTCCCCCGATGCGCCGCCGCTAATGGAAACGGAACCTGACCCGGTGGTACGTGAAGGGATGGCGAAACTACTGGGCAGCTTGGGCGACAAGCTGCGTAACGCAGATGATGGTGACATTTGAGAATAGTTCGAAATTGACCTTCTCGAACAATACGAACATGGTTCTAAAATGACCGAAGTTCGTATGACCTTACGAGAGGCATCAGACCTCCTGAGCGTTCCACAAAATACCCTGAGATCGCGCTATAAAGCGGGTAAAATGAGGGGAGAGCGAGACAATTCTGGTCGCCTTTGGGTCTGGGTAGAACCTACCGCAAAGGGTTCTAATCGAACCTTCTCGAAGAATACGAAAAAGGTTCGAGATGCCGAGGATTTCGAAGCTCTGAAAGGACAGGTAACAATCCTCCATGAGCAGCTTTCCGGTGCCAATGCAGAACTAGCCATCTTGCGCTCCCGCGCATCGCAAGTGGATCGACTGGAAGCAGAAATGGCCGCCCTAGAAACCCAAGCAGCCCTTATCCGTGAGGATCGGGACCACTGGCGCACCATGGCGCAAAACCTCGCTATCGCGCGCGTTACTCCTCAGCCGATGTCCCAGCGCGGCTTCTGGTCACGCCTGTTTAGCCGCCAGGGCGGCAGCCCTAGCGGCGATGAAGCATGAGAGCGGCGATTTTCACCTGATTGTCGCGTATCAGGGCAGGGAACGGCTAGGTGTAGGCGCTTGCAATCGTAGCGGCGTCTGCTCGCAAACGGAGCGATTTTCTGCTCACCCTTTCTGCCACTGGCGCATGGCCTCGTGCTCGAATTATCTGCCAGTGTGCTCGCCATCATCCGGCGCTGCTTGCAAACGGGGCGTCGTGCTCACACTCCCTGCCAGTGGGTTCTCCAAACCCGTCGCCGGCAGACGCTTTTGCGAAGCGGGTTTCCAGAACAGTTTTGACACGCGGCGGGCCGCAGAAATGCGTTGCGGTCATGGCCCGCCGGCAGGATCGTCAGAAAGGAAGGTTTTCGCGAACAGGGCCGGCGCGTCGTGCTAGGCGATGGAACCCCGCAAGCGGACAGGATGCGATGACCAGGACCGAAATGCTGGAAACGATGAAGCGTCTCGACGCCCATGCGAACGCCCTGTTGCTTACCGGGGCCTCCGATATCGATCTGCTCGGCGGCATGTTCGACGTGATGCCCGACTTCAAGGCGTTGCTCGACGCCGGATACGGCGGTGAAATCGACAAGAACGCTGGTCGCTTCCCCGGTTTGCATCGCTACGCCGTCATGCTCTCCAATGTCGCCGAGGGGATCGCGGAAGGTTCCATCCGGGTGCCGCGCTGACGCCCTGTTTCGCTGGCAGGGGATGTGAGCAGACCTTTATGATTGCGAGCAGCGCAGGATGATGTCGAGCACATTGGCAGATAGCGCGAGCAGATCGCCGAGCCGGTTGTCAGATAATCCGAGCAAAAAAAGGCTCTGTTTGCAAGCAAACGCCGCTACGATTGCAAGCACCTACACGTAACCTTGCCCGCACCGCCCGCGCCAACCCGATGTGGGCGCTGCTCGGCGTGCTGCTCGCCCCCTTCCGGTTCGCCCGCCACCTCATCGTCGTGGTCCTGTTCGCGATGGTGCTGTTCGCCGCGCTGTTCCTCCTGCTGATGCTGGCTATCTGGTATTTCGAGCTCGACAAGAACGGCGCGCTCGCCCAACTCGCCTTTATCGGCATCGACCTTGCCGTGCCGCTGGTCATGGTCTGGATGTTCGTCCTGCCCCTGCTCCGCCGGTTCGACTATGCCGATTCCGGCGACACGCACGGCTCGGCCCGCTTCGCCACCGCCAGCGAGGCGAACGCCCTCAACGACGATCACGGGCTGCTGATCGGCCGCGACCTGAAGACGGGCAAGCCGATGCGCTATGCCGGTCCCGCGCATCTGCTGACGATCGCGCCCACCCGCACCGGCAAGGGCGTCGGCACGATCATCCCCAACCTGCTCGAATATCCGTTCGCGGCCGTCTGCATCGACCCCAAGGGCGAGAACGCCCGCATCGCCGCGCGCCAGCGCGGCAAGTTCGGCGCGGTTCATGTCCTCGATCCGTTCGGCGTCACCGGCCTCGTCTCGGCTGCGTTCAACCCGCTCTCGTCGATCGACCCGCACGGCCTCGATCTCGCCGACGATTGCATGACGCTCGCCGACGCCCTGGTCCACGACGCGCCCGGTGAAGCCGGCGAGGCGCATTGGAACGAGGAAGCCAAGGCGCTGATCGCGGGCATCCTGCTCCACGTCGTCACCACTGAACCGCCCGCCACCCGCACCCTGGAAACGCTGCGCGACCGGCTGACGCTCGCCCCTGCTGCATTGACGGCGCAGCTCGCGGCGATGCAGGCGCAAGGTGGGGGTCGTTTGCGGGAGAGGGCGAAATCCTACGCTAAGGCTTTGGCCAACGATATTCTCCGGTAAGATTGATGTGTTCCCAGGGGATAGGAGAAGTCGCTTGATATCTAGTATGACGTCTGTCGCACCTGCTTGATCGCGGCCGCGATAGCTAGATCGCGTTGCTCCTCTTCTCCATCCGCGTTCCAAGCTGCGGAAAGGCACCCATAAGCGTACGCCTGGTCGAGCAGGCGACGCGGATCGACGTCCAGCGCACGAGAGAATGCGT containing:
- a CDS encoding replication initiation protein, giving the protein MEQIAVSSAALALRAEKPLTPAMISALWEITAVLDEERTPANVPNAVWLNIPTARLRGPDARQDNVWLRECLDRMTGLKLSGQHRGDEWGAVLVAEWHITEGGSQARILIPPAGVHALRSPGNFVKIETTAAHRLPPHARRLYALLADRKRQREPYAQWSIDNLRGLLGVDDKRSYDRWQALKVRVLDPALDAINDFGTVDVTMTPKKVGRSVVAVRFDWRWKDPLDAADTVAENERHSAARRKDPPDSPDAPPLMETEPDPVVREGMAKLLGSLGDKLRNADDGDI
- a CDS encoding BrnA antitoxin family protein; protein product: MAKFDPEIHDDNPPMDAAFMAGMKPSRRGRPKSEDPKVEVKIRLDAKTVEHLRDSGPGWQTRVNTLLGQLVATGQI
- a CDS encoding transcriptional regulator gives rise to the protein MDRTQARESFKAEALASWAEYRETGLHLTGEEVARWLDSWGTAGEGECPPCHLRETERP
- a CDS encoding type IV secretory system conjugative DNA transfer family protein, with the protein product MQAPTRNLARTARANPMWALLGVLLAPFRFARHLIVVVLFAMVLFAALFLLLMLAIWYFELDKNGALAQLAFIGIDLAVPLVMVWMFVLPLLRRFDYADSGDTHGSARFATASEANALNDDHGLLIGRDLKTGKPMRYAGPAHLLTIAPTRTGKGVGTIIPNLLEYPFAAVCIDPKGENARIAARQRGKFGAVHVLDPFGVTGLVSAAFNPLSSIDPHGLDLADDCMTLADALVHDAPGEAGEAHWNEEAKALIAGILLHVVTTEPPATRTLETLRDRLTLAPAALTAQLAAMQAQGGGRLRERAKSYAKALANDILR
- a CDS encoding BrnT family toxin codes for the protein MEIEFDPAKDEANIAKHGLSLQAAERFDWDTAFEREDDRFDYGEVRFVALGMIGDRLHVLVFTEGSHDDAIRAISLRPAEKHEARFYYGQV